One genomic segment of Caldimonas brevitalea includes these proteins:
- a CDS encoding beta-ketoacyl-[acyl-carrier-protein] synthase family protein, with protein MQRASAGVRRRVVVTGIGAVTSIGIGVSNFLTGLREGRSGASQITAFDVKGFDHSLGCEVKNFDAAQLIRDLPLEEFGRASQFTAAAARMAVEDAALPLDRLREMRSMVVVGTTDGESRDIDHLTQLEVTHGWRGLDPVLAGRVSAGRLSVAAARELGLQDVEAVTLPTACAAGNYAIGYGCDAVRSGEVDIALCGGADAVCLKTFAGFYRLGTIAPVHCQPFDIDRKGILTGEGAGMLVLESLESAQARGARIYAEVLGYGLNCDADHPVAPNEDSFARCMRLAHADAGVSADDVDLISAHGTGTKANDVSEARAVRQVFGGEPPKMISIKSMIGHTMGAASALAAIACILGIREGFIPPTINHVQTDPECDIDCVPNVAIAAELDIVQNNALAFGGNNAVLILGRYAADGIHNSATRGLS; from the coding sequence ATGCAGCGCGCGTCAGCCGGCGTGCGGCGCCGAGTGGTGGTCACCGGCATCGGCGCGGTGACCAGCATCGGGATCGGTGTGTCCAACTTTCTGACCGGCCTGCGCGAAGGCCGCAGCGGTGCCAGCCAGATCACGGCCTTCGACGTCAAAGGGTTCGATCACTCGCTCGGCTGTGAAGTCAAGAACTTCGATGCCGCGCAACTGATACGCGACCTGCCGTTGGAGGAGTTCGGACGGGCCAGCCAATTCACGGCGGCCGCGGCGCGGATGGCCGTCGAGGACGCCGCCTTGCCGCTCGACCGGCTGCGCGAGATGCGCTCGATGGTCGTGGTCGGCACCACCGACGGCGAGTCGCGTGACATCGATCATCTGACGCAACTCGAGGTCACCCACGGCTGGCGCGGCCTCGACCCGGTGCTCGCAGGCCGGGTGTCCGCCGGGCGATTGTCGGTCGCGGCCGCCCGCGAACTCGGCCTGCAGGATGTGGAAGCCGTCACGCTGCCCACCGCCTGTGCCGCGGGCAACTACGCGATCGGCTACGGCTGCGACGCGGTACGCAGCGGCGAGGTCGACATCGCGCTGTGCGGCGGCGCAGACGCGGTTTGTCTGAAGACCTTCGCCGGCTTCTACCGCCTCGGCACCATAGCCCCTGTTCACTGCCAGCCCTTCGACATCGACCGCAAGGGCATCCTCACCGGCGAAGGCGCGGGCATGCTCGTGCTGGAGAGTCTTGAATCGGCACAGGCGCGCGGCGCACGCATCTACGCGGAAGTGCTCGGCTACGGGCTCAACTGCGACGCCGACCACCCAGTCGCGCCCAACGAGGACAGCTTCGCCCGCTGCATGCGGCTGGCGCATGCGGATGCCGGCGTCAGCGCCGACGACGTCGACCTCATCTCCGCCCACGGCACCGGCACCAAGGCGAACGACGTGTCGGAAGCACGCGCGGTTCGGCAGGTGTTCGGCGGCGAGCCACCGAAGATGATCTCGATCAAGTCGATGATCGGCCACACGATGGGCGCGGCCAGCGCGCTGGCCGCGATCGCCTGCATCCTGGGGATACGGGAAGGCTTCATTCCCCCGACCATCAACCACGTGCAGACGGACCCGGAATGCGACATCGATTGCGTTCCGAACGTCGCCATAGCAGCGGAGCTGGACATCGTGCAGAACAACGCCCTCGCCTTCGGCGGCAACAACGCGGTGCTCATCTTGGGGCGTTACGCGGCCGACGGCATTCACAACTCCGCAACGCGAGGTCTGTCATGA
- a CDS encoding VOC family protein: MVSKNTICLWYDGTALDAAKFYAETFPDSTVGTVYRAPGDYPAGKQGDVLTVEFTVMGIPCLGLNGGPAFKHNEAFSFQVATDDQAETDRLWNAIVGNGGQESACGWCKDKWGLSWQITPRALMAAIADPDPAAAKRAFEAMMEMTKIDIAAIEAALRG, translated from the coding sequence ATGGTCAGCAAGAACACGATTTGTCTTTGGTACGACGGCACCGCATTGGACGCCGCCAAGTTCTACGCCGAGACGTTCCCCGACAGCACGGTGGGCACTGTCTATCGCGCGCCTGGCGACTACCCCGCGGGCAAGCAGGGCGATGTCTTGACGGTCGAGTTCACGGTCATGGGCATCCCTTGTCTCGGCTTGAACGGAGGCCCCGCGTTCAAGCACAACGAGGCTTTCTCGTTCCAGGTGGCGACCGACGACCAGGCCGAAACGGACCGCTTGTGGAACGCGATTGTCGGCAACGGCGGCCAGGAAAGCGCCTGCGGCTGGTGCAAGGACAAGTGGGGACTGTCGTGGCAGATCACGCCGCGCGCCTTGATGGCCGCCATCGCCGATCCGGATCCCGCCGCGGCCAAGCGTGCGTTCGAGGCCATGATGGAGATGACGAAGATCGACATCGCTGCGATCGAAGCCGCTTTGCGCGGCTGA
- a CDS encoding beta-ketoacyl synthase N-terminal-like domain-containing protein, giving the protein MSLQAPVISAWSAVSPFGLGRQAFTAGLRAEVAPVATLDPDRYPAPVAQAYLVPADSAQELLGRKGTRTMDRATALAVSAVGWLLHEDLARPEVGVDENSAIVLGTSTGSISSIMSFIRDSLTQDKPYLVDAARFPNTVINCAASRSAIWHHLRGPNVTVAGGRASMLLALNHARRLLKSGRAPAALCGAVEEYSAERAWLAWHTRPDGQDHPMLLGEGAGVVLLERAETNQRRPLATLLAVEVGLAHSANDVGRVLATCLERAASEAGASWDDALWAVAPSEPPGEFGQRERETLERVLGSGDRRRLSCMAALGDTCSVSGAFQIGALLGEAQHDAASAGRLALTTMVDRDGTVGCVLLRLADGVQP; this is encoded by the coding sequence ATGAGTCTGCAAGCTCCGGTCATCTCGGCGTGGTCGGCGGTCTCGCCGTTCGGCCTCGGACGCCAAGCCTTCACCGCGGGCCTGCGCGCCGAAGTCGCCCCGGTGGCGACCCTCGATCCCGACCGCTACCCTGCCCCGGTGGCCCAGGCGTACCTCGTGCCCGCCGACAGTGCACAAGAGCTGCTGGGCCGCAAAGGCACGCGCACGATGGACCGTGCCACTGCACTCGCGGTCTCGGCGGTGGGCTGGTTGCTGCACGAGGACCTGGCCCGTCCCGAGGTCGGCGTCGATGAAAACAGCGCCATCGTGCTCGGCACCTCCACCGGCAGCATCAGCAGCATCATGAGTTTCATCCGCGACTCGCTGACGCAGGACAAGCCCTACCTGGTCGATGCGGCCCGGTTCCCCAACACCGTCATCAACTGCGCCGCCAGCCGATCCGCCATCTGGCACCATCTGCGCGGGCCCAACGTGACGGTCGCCGGCGGCCGTGCCTCGATGCTGCTGGCGCTCAACCATGCGCGCCGGCTCCTGAAGTCCGGCCGTGCCCCTGCGGCGCTGTGTGGTGCCGTCGAGGAATATTCCGCCGAGCGCGCCTGGCTGGCCTGGCACACGCGGCCCGACGGCCAAGACCACCCGATGCTGCTCGGCGAAGGGGCGGGCGTGGTGCTGCTGGAACGCGCCGAGACCAATCAACGCCGTCCCCTGGCGACGCTGCTCGCGGTCGAGGTGGGCCTGGCGCACAGCGCCAACGACGTCGGCCGCGTGCTGGCGACCTGCCTTGAACGCGCCGCCTCCGAGGCGGGGGCGTCGTGGGACGACGCACTGTGGGCCGTCGCACCGTCCGAGCCACCAGGCGAGTTCGGTCAGCGCGAACGCGAGACGCTCGAGCGTGTGCTCGGCAGCGGCGACCGGCGGCGCCTGTCGTGCATGGCGGCGCTCGGCGACACCTGCAGCGTCTCGGGTGCCTTCCAGATCGGTGCCCTGCTGGGCGAAGCGCAGCACGATGCTGCTTCGGCAGGACGGCTGGCGCTGACGACCATGGTCGACCGCGACGGCACCGTCGGCTGCGTGCTGTTGCGCCTCGCCGACGGGGTGCAGCCATGA
- a CDS encoding FAS1-like dehydratase domain-containing protein, giving the protein MVLNRNFTGRSHGPTPVYEVSREKIRDYAIATGDLHPAYLDPAVARQLGYRDVIAPPSFAVMLFFRFGGWPLYDPEFGKKKDPVCVHRAQRATHQRPIVAGDRLVQTTFVNEVVERGEHEQWTMTHTITTPEGEPVCVVVNTIVSRGTAHEPGSTAS; this is encoded by the coding sequence ATGGTATTGAACCGAAATTTCACCGGGCGGTCGCACGGGCCCACCCCTGTCTATGAAGTGAGCCGGGAAAAGATCCGCGACTACGCGATCGCGACCGGTGACCTGCATCCGGCTTATCTCGATCCCGCCGTGGCCCGGCAGCTCGGCTACCGGGACGTCATCGCCCCACCTTCGTTCGCGGTCATGTTGTTCTTCCGTTTCGGTGGATGGCCGCTGTACGACCCCGAATTCGGCAAGAAGAAGGACCCGGTGTGCGTGCACCGCGCACAGCGCGCCACACACCAGCGTCCGATCGTGGCGGGTGACCGACTCGTGCAGACCACGTTCGTGAACGAGGTGGTGGAACGTGGCGAGCATGAGCAGTGGACGATGACCCACACGATCACCACGCCCGAGGGAGAACCCGTTTGCGTCGTCGTCAACACCATCGTTTCGCGTGGCACCGCTCACGAACCGGGATCGACAGCATCATGA
- a CDS encoding 3-hydroxyacyl-ACP dehydratase FabZ family protein, with translation MMPALLATPVLLVEQDGYNATAALDVHADEPVLSGHYPGFAVLPGVCVIDTVRRAAQLCRPADAQHGVFDTVESARFLEPVFPGDRMRITLRWEPGREGDGWRCTGAVTVEDGKVATIRLRYRVSEVCQ, from the coding sequence ATGATGCCGGCGCTGTTGGCGACGCCCGTCTTGCTCGTCGAGCAGGACGGATACAACGCCACCGCCGCACTGGACGTCCATGCCGACGAGCCGGTGCTGTCGGGCCACTACCCGGGCTTCGCCGTGTTGCCCGGCGTCTGCGTGATCGACACCGTGCGGCGGGCCGCGCAATTGTGCCGGCCGGCGGACGCACAGCACGGCGTGTTCGACACGGTGGAATCGGCCCGGTTTCTCGAACCCGTGTTTCCCGGCGATCGGATGCGCATCACCTTGCGCTGGGAGCCCGGCCGCGAAGGTGATGGCTGGCGTTGCACCGGGGCCGTCACCGTTGAAGACGGCAAGGTCGCGACCATCCGGCTGCGCTACCGCGTTAGTGAGGTTTGCCAATGA
- a CDS encoding anthranilate synthase component II, whose translation MCKTLIVDNFDSFTYNLYQYMGEVCGREPTVVLNTVPRASLDLDDYDCIIISPGPGTPARAQDVGLSVALIKEAQVPVLGVCLGHQCMAHVHDMDIVHAPEPVHGRVSAIQHDNDGVFKGLPQNLRVVRYHSLVVKQVKPPFKLTAWGADGIVHGIRHTERPLHGVQFHPESVYTAAGLDLLRNFRDIAVTHKQQAALNA comes from the coding sequence ATGTGCAAAACGCTGATTGTCGATAACTTCGACTCCTTCACCTACAACCTGTACCAATACATGGGAGAGGTGTGCGGCAGAGAACCGACCGTGGTCTTGAACACGGTGCCGCGCGCCAGTCTTGATCTCGACGACTACGACTGCATCATCATCTCGCCCGGCCCCGGCACACCTGCGCGGGCACAGGATGTGGGCCTCAGCGTGGCCCTGATCAAGGAAGCGCAGGTGCCCGTGCTCGGTGTCTGCCTCGGGCACCAATGTATGGCACATGTGCACGACATGGACATCGTTCATGCACCCGAGCCCGTGCACGGCCGGGTCAGCGCCATCCAGCACGACAACGACGGTGTATTCAAAGGGCTGCCGCAGAACCTGCGCGTGGTTCGCTACCACTCGTTGGTGGTCAAGCAGGTGAAGCCGCCCTTCAAGCTCACCGCATGGGGCGCTGACGGCATCGTGCATGGCATTCGGCATACAGAACGGCCCCTCCACGGCGTGCAGTTCCATCCCGAGTCGGTCTACACCGCTGCGGGCCTCGATCTGCTCCGCAACTTCCGCGACATCGCCGTCACGCACAAGCAGCAAGCCGCATTGAACGCGTGA
- a CDS encoding diiron oxygenase codes for MLGECTPRDDTTDSWYAKATVRHTPRIFAPSGTNTELVYPTARSFIVDHPIVRSKGPDVRSFILAQAAYQFLYNIALMETKLVIRASLAVLHRNADGIDDQHKLDALTVVIDEGYHAHVALDYILQFKQQSGIAPVHPPESTQKIDAVERAAAVLPVELHPDFELLAVTLAENVVTEEVANMGREKDVVKSFATVMKDHVRDEGRHSSYFAELMKARWPHLSEDTQMQLGAALPHFLEDYLHVDPERHAERQVLQACGLLPDEIGPVLADSEQAFTDYHTQARQKTTSRLLRLIRQIGVLDVETNRQLFAERGYAI; via the coding sequence ATGCTCGGCGAATGCACGCCTCGGGATGACACCACGGATTCGTGGTACGCAAAAGCGACCGTCCGCCATACGCCGAGGATTTTCGCGCCCTCCGGGACGAACACTGAACTTGTCTATCCCACGGCACGCAGCTTTATCGTCGACCATCCGATCGTGCGATCGAAAGGCCCGGACGTTCGCTCCTTCATCCTCGCGCAGGCCGCCTACCAATTTCTGTACAACATCGCGTTGATGGAGACCAAGCTGGTCATTCGGGCGAGCCTGGCCGTCCTGCACCGGAACGCCGACGGCATCGACGATCAGCACAAGCTGGACGCGCTCACGGTGGTCATCGACGAGGGGTACCACGCGCACGTCGCGCTCGACTACATCCTGCAGTTCAAACAGCAAAGCGGTATTGCGCCAGTGCACCCGCCGGAGAGCACTCAAAAAATCGATGCGGTCGAAAGGGCTGCCGCTGTACTGCCCGTCGAACTCCATCCCGATTTCGAGTTGTTGGCCGTCACCCTCGCTGAAAACGTCGTGACCGAAGAAGTGGCCAACATGGGCCGGGAAAAAGACGTGGTCAAGTCGTTCGCGACCGTGATGAAAGATCACGTACGCGACGAGGGGCGCCATTCGAGTTATTTCGCCGAGCTGATGAAAGCACGGTGGCCACATTTATCGGAAGACACCCAAATGCAATTGGGCGCGGCACTCCCACATTTTCTGGAAGACTATCTCCACGTCGATCCGGAGCGACACGCCGAGAGACAGGTTCTGCAGGCTTGCGGTTTATTGCCGGATGAAATCGGCCCTGTCCTGGCGGATTCAGAGCAGGCGTTCACCGATTACCACACACAAGCCAGGCAAAAAACAACGTCGCGACTGCTTCGCCTGATTCGGCAGATCGGCGTTCTTGACGTCGAAACCAACCGGCAGCTGTTTGCCGAACGCGGTTACGCCATTTGA
- a CDS encoding MaoC/PaaZ C-terminal domain-containing protein: MTSRIRYADVQVGTPIPEQTFVLKRVDLLRYCGGCSDFTATHWNERVAKAVGLPDVIAHGTLIIAEAVRIVSDWVGDPGAVVEYSVSRFAHPVVVPDDDVGAQLRVSGRVEQKLDAECVVARLSVHCGGREVVAGARAVVRLA, from the coding sequence ATGACATCGCGCATCCGCTATGCCGACGTGCAGGTCGGCACCCCCATCCCGGAGCAGACCTTCGTGCTCAAGCGCGTCGACTTGTTGCGCTATTGCGGAGGTTGCTCCGATTTCACGGCCACCCACTGGAATGAGCGTGTCGCCAAGGCGGTCGGCCTGCCCGACGTGATCGCCCACGGCACCTTGATCATCGCGGAGGCGGTTCGCATCGTGTCCGACTGGGTCGGCGATCCGGGTGCGGTCGTGGAATACAGCGTCAGTCGCTTTGCGCACCCGGTGGTCGTTCCCGACGACGACGTCGGCGCCCAGTTGCGCGTCAGCGGCCGGGTCGAACAGAAGCTGGACGCCGAGTGCGTCGTGGCCCGGCTGAGCGTCCATTGCGGCGGTCGCGAGGTGGTGGCCGGTGCACGCGCCGTGGTACGACTTGCCTGA
- a CDS encoding aldehyde dehydrogenase family protein, with the protein MPGHHQVDALGHAGPYRAVHREAVPDVTGACAAELSIVPRLFVQRSLAALRRGVSLPAEARGKALSRAAELFATGNFGGLSAEAYQHCVSRVSGLPLPVVRAAASIIADTARQAQTSAYAALPRGAVTSWSDRATREGAAVWTRRGEVFAVNAAGNHPGVHALWLEALALGYRLAVRPSRKEPFTPYRLVAALHEAGFGTDQIVLLPTDHSVADDIVNQADLALAYGGDDVVAKYANNTRVLTQGPGRSKILLAGADWQDHLDMIVDSVSNEGGTACVNATAVLVHGDPAPVAQAIAERLRALPSLPPEDERARLPVQPVAAARALEQFLLRHAEGTTAWLGKDGVVEELGDGSAALRPAVFQVGRADAPQTGIELGFPCVWVAPWSPSDGIAPLRHSLVVTVVGGDDTLIDSLVQEPTIRNVYVGNHPTYWMRPGVPHDAYLGEFLMKTKAVLSS; encoded by the coding sequence ATGCCCGGCCACCACCAGGTCGACGCCCTGGGTCATGCCGGACCGTACCGCGCGGTCCACCGGGAGGCCGTGCCCGACGTCACCGGGGCCTGCGCGGCGGAGCTGTCCATCGTTCCGCGGCTGTTCGTGCAACGCAGCCTCGCGGCGCTGCGCCGCGGCGTCAGCCTGCCCGCCGAGGCGCGTGGCAAAGCGCTGAGCCGCGCCGCGGAGCTGTTCGCCACCGGCAACTTCGGCGGCTTGTCCGCCGAGGCCTACCAACACTGCGTCAGCCGTGTGTCGGGCCTGCCCCTCCCGGTGGTCCGGGCGGCCGCGAGCATCATCGCCGACACGGCCCGGCAAGCGCAGACGAGCGCTTACGCCGCCCTGCCGCGCGGTGCCGTGACGTCCTGGTCCGATCGCGCGACGCGCGAAGGCGCGGCGGTCTGGACCCGGCGTGGCGAGGTGTTCGCCGTCAACGCGGCCGGCAACCATCCCGGCGTGCATGCGCTGTGGCTCGAAGCGCTGGCACTCGGCTACCGGCTGGCCGTCAGGCCCTCGCGGAAAGAGCCGTTCACGCCTTATCGATTGGTTGCCGCACTGCACGAGGCCGGTTTCGGCACCGACCAGATCGTGCTGTTGCCGACCGATCACAGCGTGGCCGACGACATCGTCAACCAGGCCGACCTGGCGCTGGCGTATGGCGGCGATGACGTGGTAGCCAAGTATGCCAACAACACCCGGGTGCTGACGCAGGGGCCGGGCCGCTCGAAGATCTTGTTGGCCGGCGCCGACTGGCAGGACCACCTCGACATGATCGTCGACTCGGTGAGCAACGAAGGCGGCACCGCTTGCGTCAACGCGACCGCGGTGCTGGTTCACGGCGACCCTGCGCCGGTGGCACAGGCCATCGCCGAACGACTGCGTGCCCTGCCCAGCCTGCCGCCCGAAGACGAGCGTGCCCGTCTGCCGGTGCAACCGGTCGCCGCGGCGCGTGCGCTGGAGCAGTTTCTGCTGCGCCACGCCGAGGGCACCACCGCCTGGCTGGGCAAGGATGGCGTGGTCGAAGAACTGGGCGACGGCAGCGCGGCATTGCGCCCGGCCGTCTTTCAGGTCGGCCGCGCCGATGCACCGCAGACCGGCATCGAGCTGGGGTTTCCGTGTGTCTGGGTCGCCCCCTGGTCGCCCTCGGACGGCATCGCACCCTTGCGCCATTCGCTGGTGGTGACCGTCGTCGGCGGTGACGACACCTTGATCGACTCGCTGGTGCAAGAGCCGACGATCCGCAATGTTTATGTCGGCAACCACCCCACCTACTGGATGCGCCCCGGTGTCCCGCACGACGCCTATCTGGGGGAGTTCCTGATGAAGACGAAAGCGGTGCTCAGCAGTTGA
- the pabB gene encoding aminodeoxychorismate synthase component I — protein sequence MNTFRLECRSLDAFPDRPAVFRELFLSSPHKFFLETGVAKPGFARFSFMGDASGPWAEVLTYNATSREVTVLKGQHRATSTIDNIFTFLDERLKKHKVASPEHLPFSFNLGYVGTFGYELKSETIGAQAYPSRSPDAAFLFATRMVVFDHEERRCHLLHLVANEGDLDQATAWFDSVEARLRCLPEKGMPPPVSTAAQRPRMTLADVEQWIALSATMRHARHAYIEKIAEAQREIVDGESYEICLTNIVEFPFDGSPFDLYCVMRELTPAPHAGYFHVADLHLACASPERFLSVDRGGRVQAKPIKGTRPRGRSVEEDARLIADLSGDEKDRAENLMIVDLLRNDLGQVCELASVQVSKLFDVESYSHVHQLVSTIEGQLRPKVSAVQCVRAAFPGGSMTGAPKKRTMDIIDRLEEGPRGIYSGALGWFGLCGACDFNIVIRSVVVDAHGAYFGVGGAIIALSDAENEFRETLVKARGVVEAIEWLQAAPARMTARGERSAGDVSPVPSLIP from the coding sequence GTGAACACGTTTCGACTCGAGTGCCGATCACTCGACGCATTTCCCGATCGCCCCGCGGTCTTTCGTGAACTGTTTCTTTCTTCACCACACAAGTTCTTTTTGGAGACCGGCGTCGCCAAGCCAGGCTTCGCGCGGTTCTCTTTCATGGGCGACGCGAGCGGCCCTTGGGCAGAGGTGCTGACCTACAACGCGACGAGCCGCGAGGTGACCGTGCTCAAAGGGCAGCACCGTGCCACCTCGACCATCGACAACATCTTCACGTTCCTCGATGAGCGACTGAAGAAACACAAGGTGGCAAGCCCGGAGCACCTGCCGTTCTCGTTCAACCTCGGCTATGTCGGCACCTTCGGCTATGAGCTGAAGAGCGAAACCATCGGCGCTCAAGCCTATCCCTCGCGCAGTCCGGATGCCGCGTTCCTGTTCGCGACCCGGATGGTGGTGTTCGATCACGAGGAACGCCGCTGCCACCTGCTTCATCTGGTCGCCAACGAAGGTGATCTCGACCAGGCGACGGCCTGGTTCGATTCGGTCGAAGCGCGGCTGAGATGCCTGCCCGAGAAAGGCATGCCGCCGCCCGTCTCGACCGCGGCGCAGCGCCCGCGCATGACACTCGCCGACGTCGAGCAATGGATCGCTCTCAGCGCGACGATGCGCCATGCGCGGCACGCCTACATCGAAAAGATCGCAGAAGCGCAGCGCGAGATCGTCGACGGTGAAAGCTACGAGATCTGCCTGACCAACATCGTCGAGTTTCCGTTCGACGGCTCGCCGTTCGATCTCTACTGTGTGATGCGCGAGCTGACGCCCGCCCCTCACGCCGGCTATTTCCATGTCGCGGATCTCCACCTGGCCTGTGCGTCGCCTGAGCGCTTCCTGAGCGTCGACCGTGGCGGCCGGGTTCAGGCCAAGCCGATCAAGGGAACCCGTCCTCGAGGGCGCAGCGTAGAAGAAGATGCCCGACTGATCGCCGACTTGTCAGGTGACGAGAAGGACCGGGCGGAAAACCTGATGATCGTCGACCTGCTGCGCAACGACCTGGGTCAGGTGTGCGAGCTTGCATCGGTGCAGGTGTCCAAGCTGTTCGACGTCGAAAGCTACTCGCACGTCCATCAACTGGTCTCGACGATCGAAGGGCAGTTGCGCCCGAAGGTCTCCGCCGTTCAATGTGTGCGCGCCGCGTTTCCCGGCGGCTCGATGACCGGTGCACCGAAGAAGCGCACGATGGACATCATCGATCGGCTCGAGGAGGGACCACGCGGCATCTACTCGGGCGCGCTCGGCTGGTTCGGCCTGTGCGGCGCGTGCGACTTCAACATCGTCATCCGCTCCGTCGTGGTCGACGCCCACGGTGCTTACTTCGGTGTCGGCGGCGCCATCATCGCCCTGTCCGACGCCGAGAACGAGTTCAGGGAAACCCTGGTGAAAGCGCGCGGTGTGGTCGAAGCCATCGAATGGTTGCAGGCGGCGCCCGCCCGCATGACCGCACGCGGAGAGCGCAGCGCCGGCGACGTCTCGCCGGTGCCTTCCCTCATCCCCTGA
- a CDS encoding acyl carrier protein, with amino-acid sequence MNLTESQRSKIHEIIADALEISPEELKPTLRFKEDYDADSLLAIDILATLEKTFKISIPQSELNRMVSLEAVYAVVLDAQPQVA; translated from the coding sequence ATGAACCTGACCGAGTCCCAACGCAGCAAGATCCACGAGATCATCGCCGACGCCCTGGAGATTTCTCCCGAAGAACTGAAGCCGACGTTGCGTTTCAAAGAGGATTACGACGCCGACTCTCTGCTCGCCATCGACATCCTCGCCACGCTGGAGAAGACCTTCAAGATCTCCATTCCGCAAAGCGAGCTGAACCGCATGGTCAGCCTCGAGGCTGTGTACGCGGTGGTGCTGGACGCCCAGCCGCAGGTGGCCTGA
- a CDS encoding AMP-binding protein, producing MAQHSSYSDPILDCPATETPRPEELIEAAMKWHFSPQTGSPYWLERAKSLPFDPIRDVRTFEDLKLFPNVANELRDVRAEDLIPRGYASLSDLYGVYESGGTTGAPKRVVCMVDWMDRWLAFSQRHLDARGVPRGLNWLALMPDGPHIFGAALREGARRSSGILFTIDMDPRWVKKCIAEGRAEDAGRYAEHLIHQARFLLQTQDAGVLITTPPLLERIAKYDDLVELINRKIKIIQWGGAHMDADTRRLFQTEVFPGIQMQGGYGSTMVLGGSLERTDAGGTDWCIFDPLSPYISFSVVDPATGHPVPYGQRGQVVMNHISKGMLLVNNLERDTAVRVEPPPGQMGDSVADVKPVASFDNQQVIEGVY from the coding sequence ATGGCTCAACACAGCAGCTATTCAGATCCCATCCTCGATTGCCCAGCCACTGAGACACCGCGTCCGGAGGAACTGATCGAGGCCGCGATGAAGTGGCACTTCAGCCCGCAGACGGGCTCGCCCTATTGGCTCGAGCGGGCCAAGTCCTTGCCCTTCGATCCCATCCGGGACGTGCGCACCTTCGAAGATCTGAAGCTGTTCCCCAACGTCGCCAACGAGCTCCGCGACGTGCGCGCGGAGGACCTGATCCCGCGCGGCTACGCATCGCTCAGCGACTTGTATGGCGTCTACGAGAGCGGCGGCACCACCGGTGCCCCCAAGCGTGTCGTGTGTATGGTCGACTGGATGGACCGTTGGCTGGCGTTCAGCCAGCGGCACCTGGACGCGCGCGGCGTGCCGCGCGGCCTCAACTGGCTGGCCCTGATGCCCGATGGGCCTCACATCTTCGGCGCGGCCCTGCGCGAAGGTGCGCGCCGGTCAAGCGGCATCCTGTTCACCATCGACATGGACCCGCGCTGGGTGAAGAAGTGCATCGCCGAGGGGCGCGCAGAAGACGCCGGTCGCTATGCCGAGCACCTGATCCACCAAGCCAGGTTCTTGTTGCAAACGCAGGATGCCGGCGTGCTCATCACGACGCCCCCGCTGCTGGAGCGCATCGCCAAATACGACGATCTGGTCGAGTTGATCAACCGGAAGATCAAGATCATCCAATGGGGCGGAGCGCACATGGATGCCGACACGCGGCGCCTGTTCCAGACCGAGGTGTTCCCCGGCATCCAGATGCAAGGTGGCTATGGCAGCACGATGGTGTTGGGCGGATCGCTCGAGCGCACCGATGCCGGTGGGACCGACTGGTGCATCTTCGATCCGCTCTCTCCCTATATCTCGTTCTCGGTGGTCGACCCCGCCACCGGCCACCCCGTGCCCTACGGCCAACGCGGCCAGGTGGTGATGAACCACATCAGCAAAGGCATGTTGCTGGTCAACAACCTGGAGCGCGACACCGCGGTGCGGGTCGAGCCGCCGCCCGGACAAATGGGTGACTCGGTCGCCGACGTGAAGCCCGTCGCGAGCTTCGACAACCAGCAGGTCATCGAGGGAGTCTATTGA
- a CDS encoding YybH family protein, with amino-acid sequence MSIVDPRGLNEHFNDLFRQGQLDSMTALYEPNAVIRLPDGSEITGHEQIKGYIGQLLTLRGELVASTPTCTRQGDLALLTAEWSFQGRDAEDRPVKLEGRSSKVARQDTDGIWRYVIDA; translated from the coding sequence ATGAGCATCGTGGATCCGCGAGGACTGAACGAGCATTTCAACGATCTGTTCCGGCAAGGCCAGCTCGACAGCATGACCGCGCTGTACGAGCCGAACGCTGTCATCCGCCTTCCGGACGGCAGCGAGATCACCGGACACGAACAGATCAAGGGCTACATCGGGCAGCTGCTGACGCTGCGCGGAGAACTCGTCGCCTCCACACCCACCTGCACGCGGCAAGGAGATCTGGCCCTCTTGACGGCCGAGTGGAGCTTCCAAGGCCGGGACGCCGAGGACCGTCCGGTGAAGCTCGAGGGCCGCTCGTCGAAAGTCGCAAGGCAAGACACGGACGGCATCTGGCGCTACGTCATCGACGCCTGA